DNA from Thermoleophilum album:
CCCAATCGCGACCGCCCAGTGCGCGCGCTTCTTGCGCGAGCGCCTACCGCGGGCGCAGCGCATCGCCTGTGCATCGACGGCGGAGGCTGTGCGCGCGGTCGCTGCTGCCAACGAACCATGGGTCGCGCTGGGTTCACAGCTGGCAGCGCAGTTGTACGACTGCGTGGTCTTGGCAAGCGACGTCTCCGACCATGCCGGCAACGAGACTCGTTTCGTGTGGTTGGAGCCGCGTTCCGCGCATCGGCCAGCCAGGGGCGACGGCGTGAAGACGTCGATCGTCTTCTGGGGTAGCGGTGACGAACGCCCTGGCTGGCTGGTGTCGGTGCTCTCCGAGCTGGCCGAGAGGCGCATCAACCTGACGCGCATTGAGTCGCGCCCGCGCCGCATTGGTCTCGGCCACTACATGTTTTTCTGTGATCTCGAGGGGTCGCCCCTGGACCGGCCGGTGGCGGCCGCACTCGAGGCGGTGCGCAGCAAGGTCGAAGAGCTACGCCTTCTAGGCAGCTATCCGGTGTTGCGCACCGACCAAGCAGCCGATAACCGAGGCTGATCGTGTCGTCCCGCGGCTACACTGGCCGCGAAAGTGGCTGTTCGTCCGGCACCGGCCGGGGTCACCGAGGTCGTCGACCCGGAACCTCACCCTAGCGGCGCGCCGTCCGCTGTGGACCAGGGCGGGCGGCGCGAGCAGGCTGGTGGCCGCGTGCTGGTCCTCAACGCGACGTACGAGCCGATCAACGTCTGCACGGTTCGGCGTGCGACGGTGCTGGTGTTGAAGGAGCGTGCTGAGATCCTCGAGCATGGCGACGGTGCGCTGCACGCCGAGCGCATGGTGCTGCCACGCCCGTCGGTGATCCGCCTGCGGCGTTTCGTGCATGTACCGCGAGCGACTTTTGCCCGGCGAATCACACGCCGGGCGATCTTCGCTCGCGACGGCTGGACCTGCCAGTACTGCGGCGAGCGTCGCGGGGTGCTGACGGTCGACCACGTGGTTCCGCGTTCGAAGGGCGGTAGCTCGACGTGGGACAACATCGTGACGTGTTGCGCGACCTGCAACCGGCGCAAGGGCGACCGCCTTCCTGACCAGGCCGGCATGGTCCCGATGCGCAAGCCGCGGGCTCCATCTCCGACGATCTTCGTGCACGTTGCCGTACCGCGCGTGCCAGAGAGCTGGCGTCAGTACTTGAAAGACGCGGCTTAAGTAGCTGGTAGCTCGGAATCCCCGGGCCCTCCGGGTCGCCCGGTCTCGCACGACCGCTTGCGCGCTTGCGTCCTTCGGCGCTTGGCTGCTTGCGCTCTTAACCCTGGTGATCGTCGCGACGGCCTGCGTTCTCGTCGAGCGAAGGAGTCGCGTCGCTCGCAGCAGTCTGGGTGTCCTCCTCGACCACCGCGACCGCACTCACGCGGTCACCCGGTCTGAGGTTCATCAGCTTCACGCCGGTCGCCGTGCGGCCCTGGCGCGATATGCCGCGTACGGCCGTGCGCTGGACCATTCCGTTCTGCGATACGACGACGATCTCTTGGTGTTCGCGAACGACCAGCGCTCCCGCCAACTTGCCCTTGCGTTCGGTCAGGTTGATGGTCTTGACGCCCATTGTCCCGCGACCCTTGATCGGGTACTCCTCGACTGGCGTCCGTTTCGCGAAGCCGTTTTCGGTGACGACGAGGAGCTCGGTCCCCGGTTCGGCGACGTCCATCGCGATCACCTCGCCGCCGCGGGCCAGGTTCATGCCGCGCACACCGCTGGTGTCGCGTCCCATCGGTCGCACCTCGCGTTCGTGGAAACGCACCGCGTGCCCTGTGCTCGAGACCATCAGGATCGTGTCCTCTCCGCTCGTCCCGCGCACCGACACCAACTCGTCGCCCTCGCGGATTCGGATCGCGATGATGCCGTCGGCTTTGATCGGCGTGTTGTAGGCAGCGAACTCGGTCTTCTTGATCATGCCCCGGCGCGTCGCGAACACCAGGAAGCGACTCTCGTCGAAGTTGCGCGTGTCGAGGACGGCCCGCACCTCTTCGCCGGGGCGCAGCGGCAGCAGGTTCACAAGCGCCCGACCCTTCGACGTACGTGAACCCTCCGGCAGCTCGTAGACCTTGAGCCGGTAGACGCGCCCGTGGTTGGTGAAGAACAGCAGGTAGTCGTGGGTCGAGCACACCAAAAGGCGGGCGACGTAGTCGTCCTCCTTGGTCTCCATGCCAGTTACCCCCACTCCGCCGCGCTTCTGTTTGCGGTAGGTGGCGAGGGGGATCGACTTCACATAGCCGGACTTGGTAATCGTGACGACCATCTTCTGGTCGGCGATCAAATCCTCGATGTCGATCTCGCCCTCGGCGTGAGTGATCTCCGTTCGCCGTTCGTCGGCGTAGCGCTGCTTGATCTCCAACAACTCCTCTTTGATAAGCGCCATCACCCGGCGCTCGTCGCCGAGGATCTCGCGCAGCTCACGGATCCGCTCGACGGTGTCGGCGTGTTCTTGTCGGATCTTGTCTGCTTCGAGCGCCGTAAGGCGTTGGAGGCGTAGATCGAGGATTGCTTGCGCCTGCACCTGGGACAGCTCGAACCGCTCCATCAGGCGCGCTCTGGCAGTCTCGGGATCGCGCGACGACCGGATTAACTCGATCACAGCATCGATATCGCCGATCGCGATCAGCAGACCCTCAAGAATGTGAAGCCGCCGCTCGCGCTCTCGTAGCTCGTGCTTGGTCCGACGAACTACGACCTCTCGCTGGTGGTCGACGTAGTTCTTGATCAGTTGTACTAGGCCAAGGGTGCGCGGCACACCGTCGACCAGTGCCACCATGTTGACGCCGAACGTAGTCTGCATCGGCGTGTGCTTGTAGAGCTTGTTGAGTACGACTTTCGGAACGGCGTCCCGCTTGAGCTCGATCACGAGTCGCACGCCCGACTTGTCGGACTCGTCGCGTAAGTCGGAGATTTCCTTAATGCGACCGTTCTCGACCTGTTCGGCGATCTTTTTGATCAGGCCCGCACCTTCATTGCGCCCGTCACCCTTGGCGACCTGGTAGGGCATCTCGGTAACGACGATCGCCTGCTTGCCGTGGCGCAGGGGCTCCACATGGGCGCGGGCCCGCACCGTGAGCCGACCACGGCCGGTCCGGTACGCCTCGCGTATGCCCTCGCGACCGACGATGATTCCGCCAGTCGGGAAATCGGGCCCTTGCAGGTGCCGCATCAGTCCATCGACGTCGATTTGTGGATCGTCGATGAAGGCGACGACTGCGTCGATTGCTTCGCCGAGGTTGTGAGGTGGGATGTTGGTGGCCATGCCGACCGCGATCCCTGAGGCCCCGTTGACCAGCAGATTCGGAAAGCGCGAAGGGAGAACAAGTGGCTCGAGGCGCGACTCGTCGTAGTTCGGCCCGAAGTCGACCGTGTCGGCGTCGATGTCCCGCAACATTTCGGTCGCGAGCCGCGCAAGCCGGGCCTCGGTGTAACGCATGGCCGCGGGCGGATCGTTGTCGATGGATCCAAAGTTGCCCTGGCCGTCGACCAGCGGGTAGCGCATCGCGAAGTCCTGGCCCAGCCGGACGAGGGCGTCGTAGATAGCGGCGTCGCCGTGTGGGTGGAAGTTACCCATCACGTCGCCGACCACGCGCGCGCACTTACGGTAGGGCCGGTTCGGCTGCAGCCCGGACTCGTGCATCGCGAAAAGTACGCGCCGGTGTACAGGCTTAAGGCCGTCGCGTACATCGGGAAGAGCTCGCCCCACGATCACGCTCATCGCGTAATCGAGGTAGGAGGAACGCATTTCCTCCTCGATGCCGCGCGGCTCGATGTTGCCACCTGTTAGCTGCTCTACAGACAAGGTAGGTCCCCGTGTGAGGTGCTCGAATGGGCTTTCCGGCCTTTACCTAGCAACTCGTTAGACGCTTGTCAGACATCAAGGTTCTTGACCTCGCGTGCATGCTTCTCGATGAACTCGCGCCGCGGCTCAACCCGATCGCCCATCAGCATCGAGAAAATCTGGTCGGCGGCTGCTGCATCCTCCACCGTCACTTGCTGAAGTGTGCGACGGGCAGGATCCATTGTCGTCTCGAACAGCTGCTCCGGGTTCATTTCTCCAAGGCCCTTGAAGCGTTGCAAAGGAACGCCTTCCCGAGCGATATCCAGCACCTTGCGGCGTAACTCGCTAAAGGAGCGCGCTGACTCCTCACGCTTACCGAGGCTCACCCGGAACGGTGGCGTGCCGGCCAGCCCTATCAACTCCCCGTGCACCTTGATCAGCTGGCGATACTCCGGATCGCTGAAGACAGCGCGGCTCAGGCGGCGCGTCTCCGCCAACCCGGTGTCCCGCTCCACTACCCGCACCACCAGCTCGTCGGACTCCTCGGCCAGCAACTCGGCGCTTACCGGACGTTCCTCGCCCTCGCCACCCGCTTTCAAGTGGGCGATAGCCTCCTGCTCGCCCGCTATGCCAGCATCCAACAGGCCGGTTTCTTCCACCAGTTGCACGGAGTCGTGACCGTGTGTGGCGCGCAACGAGCTGCTCCAACCCTCGTGTTGCTTGAGTAGGCGAACAAAGCGCTGCCAACGCGCCTGCGTGAATTTGATATCTCGACCATCAGCCGTCCGAACCGCTATCCGATCGAGTTTGTCACGCAACAGAATCTCTTCGAGTTGCGATTCCTTCTCGATGTAAATGTCGCGGCCGTCGATCCGCATCTTGTACAAGGGCGGCTTCGCCAGATACACGTAGCCAGCCTCGATCAACTCCGGCATCTCTCGGAACAAGAACGTCAGGACCAAGGTCCGGATGTGCGCACCATCGACATCGGCATCGCACATCACGATCACCTTGTGGTAGCGCGCTTTCGAGAGATCGAACTCCTCGCGGATACCGGTGCCGATCGCCGTGATTAGTGCCTGGATCTCCTGGTTCGAGAGAACCTTGTCGATGCGGTTCTTCTCGACGTTGATGATCTTCCCGCGCAGCGGGAGGACAGCTTGGGTGTTGCGATCCCTTCCCTGCTTCGCCGAGCCGCCAGCGGAATCGCCCTCGACCACAAAGAGTTCCGCAAGCTCGGGGTCGCGGACCGTACAATCGGCGAGCTTGCCGGGCAGGTTCGTGTTCTCGAGGGCGCTCTTGCGGCGCGTGAGGTCGCGTGCCTTGCGGGCCGCCTCGCGCGCCCGGGCCGCCTGAATAGCTTTACGAACAATGCGGGTTGCGTCTTGGGGGTGCTCTTCCAGAAACTGGGCAAGCTGGCGGTTGACTGCTTGTTGGACGAAACCTTCGACGTGTGGGTTGCCTAGCTTGGTCTTGGTTTGCCCTTCGAACTGGGGCTCCCGAAGCTTCACGGAGATAACGGCGGTGAGACCCTCGCGGACGTCTTCGCCCTGAAGATTGGGGTCTTTGTCCTTGAGCTCGCCCTTTTGGCGGGCGTAGGCGTTGATCGTACGGGTCAACGCAGAGCGGAAGCCGGAAACGTGAGTACCGCCTTCGTGCGTGTTGATGTTGTTGGCGAAAGAGAGAACGGACTCCTGGTAGGAGTCGTTCCACTGCATCGCAAGTTCCACTTCGATGTCGGGGCCACTTTCCTGGATATGGACGATGTTCGGATGGAGTGGTTCGCGGGTTCCCTGCGAGTGGAGAAAGCGAACGAAGTCGACGATTCCGCCGTCGTAGCGGAAGGTCGCTTCGAAGGGCTCACCGCGCTCATCCCGAAAACGGATGGTCAGGCCCTTGGTGAGAAACGCCATCTCGCGGAAGCGTTGGAGGAGAACCTCGCGGTCGTAGTCGGTGGTCTCGAAGATCTCGGGGTCGGGACGGAAGTGGACGCGCGTGCCGGTGCGGTCGGAAGGAGCAACGCGTTCCAGGGGGGTTGTCGGCTTACCGCGCTCGTAGCGTTGCCGCCACTCGTAGCCGTCACGCCATACCGTCAGCTCGAGCTCCTCGGAGAGGGCATTCACAACCGAAACGCCGACGCCGTGGAGTCCGCCCGAGACTTTGTAGCCACCACCGTCACCGAACTTCCCGCCGGCGTGGAGGGTCGTCAGGACCACCTCGGCGGCCGGGCGTCCCTCCTTCTCATGGATATCGACGGGAATTCCGCGGCCGTTGTCGGTGACGGTAACCGCGCCGTCGGGGTGGATAACGATCTCGATCTCGTCGCAAAAACCGGCGAGGGCTTCGTCAACTGAATTGTCGACGACTTCGTAGATCAGATGGTGAAGGCCGCGTATACCGGTTGATCCGATATACATGCCCGGCCGCTTGCGAACGGCCTCGAGGCCTTCGAGGACAGTGATATCTTGAGCGCTGTAGCTACTCGCAGCGCTCTTTGTTTTGTTAGCAGATTTGCTAGCCAAGTTAACGGATGCGGTAGTTGTGCGCGCGAGCTCCTGGCTCGGCGGGGAGGTGGCCGGGAGCGGCGCGGATTGGGCCGACGAGACATAGTATCAGGTGCGGATCGCGCCACGCCCCGTCGCGAAAGGGAAAAGGCCAGCAAATCGCGGGGTTTCGGGCCCGTCTGAGAGGCTCAGGAGCGACCGCTTAGGTGGAGATCCGTGAGCGCGAAGCCGCGGGCGCGCAGTTGTTCAGCGAGCTCTTTCCGACGCAGGTCTAGCTCGGCCCGAACGATGGGGTCGGGGCAGTGGATGTGGAGGGTGCGCTGGTCGATGCGCTGTGGTGTGGCGTGAGTCGCAACAAAACTGCCGACGATCTCCCGCCAGGCAGTAAGGATGGCTGGCGGTAGCAGATTAGGTGCCTCGAGCGTGTCGAGGTTATTGAGGATCTCGCGCAATGAGCGAGGTAGTGGTCGCCGCATGGTGGCTCGGGTTGACGTGCGTGCTGGGGGCTGGCGGGCTTAGATGTTTAGGGGGACGCGCACCCTGCCTGAGGGCTGAGACGTCCACAAGGCAGGTATCCGTTGTGTCTGTGAGGGATGGGCAAAAATAGGTGTCGGTGGAAGTGATGAGGGTTTGACCTAGAGCCCCGGCTCGCGCTATGAGCAGCCGGCGGCGGCGTTCCTCAAGCTCTCCTAGGGGATCGTCGAGTAGGAGCAGTGGTTCGCTACCACGCCAGGCAGCAATCAGGCGTGCCTCAGCAAGGATGAGTGCTAACACGAGGGTCCGCTGTTCACCTTGGGAAGCAAAGGTCTTAGCTGGCTGACGAGCGATCGTTAGAATCACGTCGTGGCGGTGGGGTCCGACTGTGGTTGTGCGTAGTCGCGCATCGCGCATGCGGCTCGCGACGAGCGCGCGGCTTATTCCCTCGGCGTCTAGCTCGCAATCGGGAGCTCCGTAGCGAAGCTGGCAGGTCGCCAGTCCTAGCTGCTCTGCTTCTTCCGTAAGAAGCGGGGCGAGGGACTCGAGCACCTGGAGCCGGGCGGCGACCAGTTCAGCCCCTAGGCGCGCCAGCTGTTCCTCCCAGGCATCAAGAGCGCCCGGATGATGGGCTGCGAGGCATGCAGTCCGCTGCGCGACAGCCTCCCGGTAGGAGCGAATGACGGCATCAACGCGGGGGATTAGGAGTGCGGCGAGTCGATCAAAGTGCAGTCTTCGGACGCCTGGTTGGCCGCGTATGAGCTCCACCCGTTGTGGAGTAAAGACGCATAAGGGTGATCGGAGGGTGACCAATGAGCGTTTCGGTGCGGGCTCATTGTCGATAAAGATCTGGGAGCTAGTCGGTGTCAAGACAAGCCGAAAGTGACGGGCTCTACCCTTCTCATCGAACATCTCACTGTGCGCGGTTGATATCTGCGAGCCACGAGCCATTAGCGCACTGAGACCGCCCGGCCTTAGGTAGTGACCTGAGAGCGTTGCGTAAGCACCCTCGAGAAGGGTTGTTTTGCCAACACCATTCGCGCCAGTTAGAATGGTTACTCTATGATCGATGTTCAGCCGCACGTAAGCAAAACAACGAATACTTTGGAGTGTTATCGACTCTAGGTGCAAAAGATCACGTGTTCAAGCGAATAGGCATCACCAGGTAGAGCATTTTCTGGTTGGCGTCTTGCGACTCTGATTCGATAAGTGCGGGTCGTAAGGGTGTAAGGAGTTTGAGGCGAATAGTCTGCGACAGAGCGGTCTCGAGTCCGTCACGAAGGAAGTCGGGGTTGAAGCCGATCTCGAACTCATCGGCGGAGTAGGAAATGGGGAGTCTCTCGCTCGCTTCACCCACCTCCGGTGTCTCTGCGCTGACCTCGAGCTCTCCTGGGCGGAAGCGCAACCGCAGTGGTGAGTGGCGTTGAGCTAGAAGAGCGACGCGTCTCACGACATCGAGGAGCTCGTCGCGGTCGAGAGATAGTTCGTGCTCCCAAGTGTCGGGTAGTAGCTGTTCGTAACTCGGGAAGCGTCCCTCGACAAGGCGTGAGACCATCCGCACACGGCCCAGCAGGAAGATTACTCTTTGCTCGTCGACGGCAAGCCGGAGATGCGACTCTTCGAGTTGTCCTCCGATGCGTGCCAACTCCTGGAGTGAGCGTGCGGGAATGTTGGCGTCGATGCCTTCGCTAGGGACCGGCACTTCGATGACGGCGAGTCGGTAAGAGTCGGTTGCGACGAGACGCAGGCGACTGGAGGAACTTTGAAGTAGTACGCCGGTGAGATGCGGGCGTGTTTCGTCGCGCGAAGCCGCGCGTGCAACGCGGGCGATCGCATCAGAGAGGGAGGAGAAGGGCAGGTCCACGAGCTTGTCGGTGGGTAGGTCGTCGACGAACGCGGGGAAGTCGGCGGTAGGAAGGCAACGCAGGGTGAAGTGCGCGTTGCCGGAGCGCAGGGAAATCGAGCTGTCGCTGGACGACTCGAGCGTGACGCGATCGGATGGCAGGTTGCGAACAACGTCGACGAAGATGCGGCCCGGTACAACAACTTCGCCTTGCTCGGCGATGCTCGCGTCGACCTGCGCGGCGAGCGATAGCTCCATGTCGGTGGCCGCCAGCTCGAGGGACTCGTTGCGAGTCGTCAGGCGGATCCCCGCAAGCACTTGCAGAGACGGACGCGAGGAAACAGCGCGACCGACAATTGCGGTCGCGTTCACGAGATCAGTCTTAGCGAGTTCGAGCTTCACGGGAGAAGTGATTGTGGTTGATCTGTCGGATGGTGTTGGTTGGCGGGTGTCCGGTTCGCTATAGGGGGTGAGGGGAGGAGTGGGAGGTGTCCGGGCCTGTCGGGCGGTCTGTCGGGTGGGTGTCGGCTGGCGGTTGGGGTGGCGGGGGGTAGGTGGTGGTGTGGGTATAGGAGTGGTCGGGCTGTCGGGAGCGGTTGGTTTCGGTTGTCGGATGAAGCTGCGCCCGCGAGCGGGTCAGCGCGAGGAGGTCGGAGAACCGGCGGTCACGTTGCTCGAGGTCTTTGGCAGAGCGGATCATTCCGACCACCGTGCTGTGACTGCGACCGCCGAGGAGGCGCCCGATCTCCGGAAGAGTTGCGCGGGCTAGCTCGCGAAGCAGGAGGGCTGCGGCGGCGCGGGCGCGGGTGACCTGCGTGGTGCGGGTGCGGCCGCGGATCGCGTCGAGGGGTATCGAGAAGCAATCAGTGACCGCTGCTAGCACAAGGTCGGCGTCGGGGCGCGGTAGCTGTGGTGGGTTGGTTCGTGTCAGCAAGTGGTCGACGAGTTCGGTCGACGGGGGCTCGCCGCGTAAAGACGCGTACGTTGATACCTGAACGACGGCGGAGTGAAGGGCGAGGGGATTCGGGGGTGAGAGGTCGCAGATGCGCTGTATGACGGGGTCGGGCAGAACGACGCCTGTCGCCTGGCATGCGCGGTGTGCGAGCGTGGGGGCTGCGTCCTTGGGTGGGTCTGTCACTTCGAGCGGTAGTGCCGCGTCAAGTTCGCGCGCCAGGGTGGGAGCGCTGGTTGTGAGGCGGTCAGCTTGCTTGCTGGCCACCAGTAGGACTTTGCTGCCGCGGGTGCGCAGATGGAGGATTACTTCCCCGAGTACTTCCGCGGTCTGAGTGCGGCTCAGTAGGAGGTCGAGGTCATCGACTACTAGCAGCTCGATGCGACCGAGCGTCTCACGAAGGTCGGTTACGGCACGCGCCCGCACCGCCCGCACGAACGCGCTCGTGAAGTCCTGCGCTGTGAAGTAGGCAACGCGAGAGGGGGTTGCAGCCGAGCGGTAGAGGGCGGCACTCGCCTGGACAAGGTGCGACTTGCCAGTTCCCCGCCTGCCGTGAATCAGTACCACGGGGAAAGGAGGTGTGCGGTGCTCGGCAATCGTCAAGGCAGCGGCGTGCGCCAGTCGGTTGCCGTCGTGGACCACGTAGGTGTCGAAACGGAACTGCGGGTCGAGCGGAGAGGAGCCAGTGAGCGAGGTTTCGGCGCCGCGATCTGAGTGGGAGCGTCGCGGGCCAGGCTCGGGAACCTGCTCGCGAGCCTCGTACGTGACGCGCGCATGGGCGCCGATCACCGCGCGCGCAGCGCGCAACACAAGGTCGCCGTAGCGTTCGGCCAGCCACTGGCGACGGCCAGCGGGGACGACCACACGCAGGCAACCACTGCTGTCGGCTGAGAGCGAGAGGTCGGAGAGCCAAAGCTTGTAGGTGACCGCTGGCGCTTGCGACCGGAGCGCCGAGTGGAAGCGCTCGGTAAGGCTCGCTGCGGGTGCTTGCGGGCGCGTGCTCATCCTGAGGCGGGCAGTGTAGGAACGGGGCACTGGCGGGCCCGCTGGTGAGCGGCAGAGAAACCGCTAAACGCGGCCGAAATCTGACCTAGCGCGGGTAGGCCGTCGTTGCCGCCGCGACACGATGCGGTTGCCCCCTGCCTGCCGCCGCCCCGTATACTCGGCTGCCGCCCATCGACTGACGGCACCGAGATTCCCAGATGAAGCGCACCTATCAGCCGAAAAAACGCCGTCGTGCCCGCACCCACGGCTTTCTTAAGCGCTCGATGACGAGGCAAGGACGAGCGGTCCTGAAGCGCAGACGACGCAAAGGGAGGCGCCGGCTCGCCGGCTGATCCTCGACGATGGGCGCGCAAGGGCGCCGTAGGGGACGTCTAAAACGCAGCGGCGATTTTGAGCGGGCCTATCGTAAGGGCCGCTCCGCGTCTGGACGTTTCATCGTGCTTCACGTGTTTGAGCGCGAGGATCGGGAAGGAGGGCCGCGTCTGGGCTTGGCTGTCGGGAGGAAGGTCGGCGGGGCCGTACAGCGCAACCGCGCCAAACGCATTATGCGCGCTGCCTTCGGGGAGTTGGAGGAAACGCTGCCGCGCGGCCTCGACCTGGTTATCACGGCGCGGCGCGAACTCGGGGAGCGCATCGATTCACTAAAGGTGAGCGACCTCGTTGAGGAGCTACAGGCGCTTATCGAGCGCTTGGGTCTCGAGGGGTCGCAGCGATCGGTTGGCGAGCCACCAGGAGCCTCCGCGCGCAGCGGGGAATCGCTTGGAAACAACCAGTGACAGCCGTACCGCTGGCGGTGGAAACCTGCTTGTCCGGGCTCTCGTGGCGGCGATTCGCCTCTACCAGCGCCTGTTGTCGCCCGCCCTGGCTCCGCGCTGCAAGTACTATCCGACGTGTTCCGAGTACGCCGTTCGGGCGCTGCGCGAACACGGACTGCTGAGAGGATCAGCACTAGCCGTGTGGCGGCTATTGCGCTGCAACCCGTGGAGTCTGGGCGGCGTCGATCCGGTCCCGCCGGCGAAGCGCGGTGCCCGTGGCGGGCAATAGCGAGCTAGACGATGCCGATAGCGAACATTCTGCAACCACTGATAGACGCCTGTGGCGCGATCCTCAAGTTCTGGCACGGCGTGCTCGGAGATTTCCCAGGCTCCTGGGGTGTTTCGATCATCCTCATGACGTTCACCGTGCGGCTCGCGATCCTGCCCTTGACCTTCAAGGGGATCAAGGCGATGCAGCGGCTGCAGCAGCTGCAGCCCGAGATCAAGAGGATCCAGGAGCGCTATCGGGACGATCGGCAGCGGATGCAAGAGGAGCTGCTGCGCTTTTACCGGGAGCAGCGCGTGAATCCACTCGGATCTTGCCTCCCACTACTCCTGCAGATTCCCTTCTTCATCTCACTCTTCTACCTGTTGCGCTCGAGCGAGTTCCGCGCGGAGATCCGTGGCAACGAGAGCTTTTTGTTCATCCCGGACCTCTCGGAGCGCCTGACCGATCGGCCCTTGTTGCTGGCGATCATGATCGCCCTGTACGTCGCTACTCAGCTTGGTGCGAGTGCCGTCACAGCTGTCAGCGCCGATCCCACGCAGCGGCGCATCATGTTTGCGCTGCCGCTGGTGTTCGCAGTGTTCATCGTGAACTTCGAAGCGGGGTTGATCCTTTACTGGATCACCACCAACGTCTGGACGATTGGCCAGCAACTGCTTGTGAAGCGCTTGCTCCCGACCCCAGAGCCGGCGCCAGCCGCCGCCGGGGCGGTGCGTACCCAGGCGACACCTCCGCCACCCCCGAAGCGAAGGAGTCGTAAGCGCTGATGAAGGTTGGGGCGTTCTAGATGAGCACCGAAACAAGCAGCGAGGGTGCAGCGCGTGCCGCAGAGGTGACGCGCAGGGTGGTAGACGAGCTGGGCATCGAAGCCACGCTCGCGGTCCACGAGGACGGCGACGAGATCAGAATCTCGATCGAGGGCGAGGACGTGGGGATTTTGATCGGGCGCCACGGTGCGACGATCGACGCGGTGCAACACCTCGCCTTCCGGGCAGCGCGGATGGCGGGTGATGAGCGCAGGGTGGTGGTCGACGCAGCTGGTTACCGATCGCGCCGGGAGGAGATCCTCAAGCGCATTGGGGAGCGGGCGGCACGAGAGGCCCTGCGCTTTGGTCGCGCGGTCGAGCTCGAACCGATGCGGGCATCGGAGCGGCGGGTGATTCACGAGCACCTGCGCGAGTTCGGTGGCGTGGAAACACGAAGCGAGGGCGAGGAGCCGGACCGTCGGTTGGTGGTCGAGCCGACGCGGCGCCGCCCGCGTGGCGGTCGCGGCAGGGACCGGTCCTGAGGCGCACCCTGCGGGGGCGTCCGGACCGTGATCTTGAAGCCACTCCAAGCGTTACACGTGAAA
Protein-coding regions in this window:
- the recF gene encoding DNA replication/repair protein RecF (All proteins in this family for which functions are known are DNA-binding proteins that assist the filamentation of RecA onto DNA for the initiation of recombination or recombinational repair.) codes for the protein MHLESITLQSIRCFAYVRLNIDHRVTILTGANGVGKTTLLEGAYATLSGHYLRPGGLSALMARGSQISTAHSEMFDEKGRARHFRLVLTPTSSQIFIDNEPAPKRSLVTLRSPLCVFTPQRVELIRGQPGVRRLHFDRLAALLIPRVDAVIRSYREAVAQRTACLAAHHPGALDAWEEQLARLGAELVAARLQVLESLAPLLTEEAEQLGLATCQLRYGAPDCELDAEGISRALVASRMRDARLRTTTVGPHRHDVILTIARQPAKTFASQGEQRTLVLALILAEARLIAAWRGSEPLLLLDDPLGELEERRRRLLIARAGALGQTLITSTDTYFCPSLTDTTDTCLVDVSALRQGARPPKHLSPPAPSTHVNPSHHAATTTSLIARDPQ
- the dnaN gene encoding DNA polymerase III subunit beta, producing MKLELAKTDLVNATAIVGRAVSSRPSLQVLAGIRLTTRNESLELAATDMELSLAAQVDASIAEQGEVVVPGRIFVDVVRNLPSDRVTLESSSDSSISLRSGNAHFTLRCLPTADFPAFVDDLPTDKLVDLPFSSLSDAIARVARAASRDETRPHLTGVLLQSSSSRLRLVATDSYRLAVIEVPVPSEGIDANIPARSLQELARIGGQLEESHLRLAVDEQRVIFLLGRVRMVSRLVEGRFPSYEQLLPDTWEHELSLDRDELLDVVRRVALLAQRHSPLRLRFRPGELEVSAETPEVGEASERLPISYSADEFEIGFNPDFLRDGLETALSQTIRLKLLTPLRPALIESESQDANQKMLYLVMPIRLNT
- a CDS encoding DnaA ATPase domain-containing protein, yielding MSTRPQAPAASLTERFHSALRSQAPAVTYKLWLSDLSLSADSSGCLRVVVPAGRRQWLAERYGDLVLRAARAVIGAHARVTYEAREQVPEPGPRRSHSDRGAETSLTGSSPLDPQFRFDTYVVHDGNRLAHAAALTIAEHRTPPFPVVLIHGRRGTGKSHLVQASAALYRSAATPSRVAYFTAQDFTSAFVRAVRARAVTDLRETLGRIELLVVDDLDLLLSRTQTAEVLGEVILHLRTRGSKVLLVASKQADRLTTSAPTLARELDAALPLEVTDPPKDAAPTLAHRACQATGVVLPDPVIQRICDLSPPNPLALHSAVVQVSTYASLRGEPPSTELVDHLLTRTNPPQLPRPDADLVLAAVTDCFSIPLDAIRGRTRTTQVTRARAAAALLLRELARATLPEIGRLLGGRSHSTVVGMIRSAKDLEQRDRRFSDLLALTRSRAQLHPTTETNRSRQPDHSYTHTTTYPPPPQPPADTHPTDRPTGPDTSHSSPHPL
- the rpmH gene encoding 50S ribosomal protein L34; protein product: MKRTYQPKKRRRARTHGFLKRSMTRQGRAVLKRRRRKGRRRLAG
- the rnpA gene encoding ribonuclease P protein component — its product is MGAQGRRRGRLKRSGDFERAYRKGRSASGRFIVLHVFEREDREGGPRLGLAVGRKVGGAVQRNRAKRIMRAAFGELEETLPRGLDLVITARRELGERIDSLKVSDLVEELQALIERLGLEGSQRSVGEPPGASARSGESLGNNQ
- the yidD gene encoding membrane protein insertion efficiency factor YidD, with amino-acid sequence MAAIRLYQRLLSPALAPRCKYYPTCSEYAVRALREHGLLRGSALAVWRLLRCNPWSLGGVDPVPPAKRGARGGQ
- a CDS encoding YidC/Oxa1 family membrane protein insertase, translated to MPIANILQPLIDACGAILKFWHGVLGDFPGSWGVSIILMTFTVRLAILPLTFKGIKAMQRLQQLQPEIKRIQERYRDDRQRMQEELLRFYREQRVNPLGSCLPLLLQIPFFISLFYLLRSSEFRAEIRGNESFLFIPDLSERLTDRPLLLAIMIALYVATQLGASAVTAVSADPTQRRIMFALPLVFAVFIVNFEAGLILYWITTNVWTIGQQLLVKRLLPTPEPAPAAAGAVRTQATPPPPPKRRSRKR
- a CDS encoding protein jag gives rise to the protein MSTETSSEGAARAAEVTRRVVDELGIEATLAVHEDGDEIRISIEGEDVGILIGRHGATIDAVQHLAFRAARMAGDERRVVVDAAGYRSRREEILKRIGERAAREALRFGRAVELEPMRASERRVIHEHLREFGGVETRSEGEEPDRRLVVEPTRRRPRGGRGRDRS